A single Atopobiaceae bacterium DNA region contains:
- a CDS encoding glucose-1-phosphate adenylyltransferase: MSKRECIAMLLAGGQGSRLGALTRNIAKPAVSFGGKFRIIDFSLSNCANSGIDTVGVLTQYRPYLLHSYIGTGAAWNLDERGAGISVLPPYATETGGSWYEGTADAVYQNIGYIETNDPEYVVILSGDHLYRMDYRKMVDAHIANNADLTISVMPVAWEEASRFGIITQDEDDRVTKFTEKPTKPDSNLASMGIYVFSAKPLIEALKADALDPQSEHDFGKNIIPTMLAQNKRIYTYEFNGFWRDVGTIASYHETSMSLLGTHPDFDLYSSEFPIMSNSSPRPPHYVGPDGEIDDALVANGCRVLGTVRHSILSTDSFVGERATVIDSVLLPGARVKAGARVVRAILGENSTVEENVSLGSIDKTKDTAVIGDDVVVGKGEE; this comes from the coding sequence ATGAGCAAGAGGGAATGCATAGCAATGCTTCTTGCCGGCGGGCAGGGGAGCAGGCTGGGAGCGCTGACGAGAAACATAGCCAAGCCGGCGGTCTCGTTCGGCGGCAAGTTCCGCATCATCGACTTCTCACTTTCCAACTGCGCGAACTCTGGCATCGACACGGTCGGTGTCCTCACGCAGTATCGTCCCTACCTCCTGCACTCCTACATCGGTACCGGCGCTGCCTGGAACCTCGACGAGCGAGGCGCCGGCATCTCGGTGCTCCCCCCGTATGCCACCGAGACCGGCGGGTCATGGTATGAGGGCACGGCAGACGCCGTCTATCAGAACATCGGCTACATCGAGACCAACGACCCCGAGTATGTCGTGATCCTCTCCGGAGACCACCTCTATCGCATGGACTATCGCAAGATGGTCGATGCCCACATCGCCAACAACGCCGACCTCACCATCTCGGTCATGCCAGTGGCCTGGGAGGAGGCCTCGCGCTTCGGCATCATCACGCAGGACGAGGACGACCGTGTGACCAAGTTCACCGAGAAGCCCACCAAGCCTGACTCGAACCTCGCCTCCATGGGCATCTACGTCTTCTCTGCCAAGCCCCTCATCGAGGCGCTCAAGGCCGATGCGCTCGACCCCCAGTCCGAGCATGACTTCGGCAAGAACATCATCCCCACGATGCTCGCGCAGAACAAGCGCATCTACACCTACGAGTTCAACGGCTTCTGGCGTGACGTCGGCACCATCGCGAGCTACCACGAGACGAGCATGAGCCTGCTGGGGACCCACCCCGACTTCGACCTCTACTCGTCGGAGTTCCCCATCATGTCGAACAGCTCGCCGCGACCACCCCACTATGTGGGTCCTGACGGCGAGATCGATGACGCGCTGGTGGCCAATGGCTGCCGTGTCCTGGGGACGGTCCGCCACTCGATCCTGTCGACGGACTCCTTCGTGGGAGAGCGGGCCACCGTCATCGACTCCGTGCTCCTGCCTGGCGCCCGGGTCAAGGCCGGGGCGCGGGTCGTGCGCGCCATCCTCGGCGAGAACTCCACGGTCGAGGAGAACGTCAGTCTCGGCAGCATCGACAAGACAAAGGACACGGCTGTCATCGGCGATGACGTGGTCGTAGGGAAGGGGGAGGAATAG
- the glgD gene encoding glucose-1-phosphate adenylyltransferase subunit GlgD, giving the protein MESAIGLITTNYSTKSQSALTEARPVASLPYLGRYRLIDFPLSNMVNAGIRTVGVVMPYNYRSLIDHVGSGKDWALDRKNGGLFMLPGTASGTSRTGARFLLRDIEHNKIFLERDKAPYVVCCASNIVYNMDFRELIAAHKESGADITVVTQEAKAADEDITSCFVQDGRVKGVTHGCKFGDTAFLDCFIVSRELLLKYLEWYAAVDYLDLFEAMQSDFERVDVRTFNFDGFAAGIFNAASYFRHSMELLNPQIDDQLFPAGRPILTKAHDTPPAKYETGGHASNSLVSAGCRIQGAISDSILGRNVRVDSGATVRNSIVMQGCVIESGARVENAIVDRNNVIPARTELRGTPEAVLVQGKGEGQV; this is encoded by the coding sequence ATGGAAAGCGCAATCGGACTCATCACCACGAACTACTCCACCAAGAGCCAGAGTGCCCTCACCGAGGCGCGCCCCGTCGCGTCCCTGCCGTACCTGGGTCGCTATCGTCTCATCGACTTCCCGCTCTCCAACATGGTGAACGCCGGCATCCGCACGGTCGGCGTCGTGATGCCCTACAACTATCGCTCGCTCATCGACCATGTGGGCTCCGGCAAGGACTGGGCGCTCGACCGCAAGAACGGCGGCCTGTTCATGCTTCCCGGCACCGCCTCCGGAACGTCACGCACGGGTGCGCGCTTCCTGCTCCGCGACATCGAGCACAACAAGATCTTCCTCGAGCGGGACAAGGCTCCCTATGTGGTCTGCTGCGCCTCGAACATCGTCTATAACATGGACTTCCGCGAGCTCATCGCCGCGCACAAGGAGTCCGGGGCCGACATCACCGTCGTCACCCAGGAGGCCAAGGCCGCGGACGAGGACATCACCTCGTGCTTCGTCCAGGACGGTCGCGTGAAGGGCGTCACCCACGGGTGCAAGTTCGGCGACACCGCCTTCCTCGACTGCTTCATCGTCTCTCGCGAGCTGCTGCTCAAGTACCTCGAGTGGTATGCGGCCGTCGACTACCTCGACCTCTTCGAGGCCATGCAGTCCGACTTCGAGCGCGTCGATGTGCGCACGTTCAACTTCGATGGGTTCGCGGCAGGCATCTTCAACGCGGCCAGCTACTTCCGTCACAGCATGGAACTGCTCAACCCCCAGATCGATGACCAGCTCTTCCCGGCAGGCAGGCCCATCCTCACCAAGGCCCATGACACTCCGCCGGCAAAGTACGAGACCGGTGGTCATGCGAGCAACTCCCTCGTCTCTGCGGGCTGCCGCATCCAAGGCGCCATCTCCGACAGCATCCTGGGAAGGAACGTCCGCGTCGATAGCGGCGCGACCGTCCGCAACAGCATCGTCATGCAGGGTTGTGTCATCGAGAGCGGTGCCCGCGTAGAGAACGCCATCGTCGATCGCAACAACGTCATCCCTGCGCGGACCGAGCTGAGGGGCACTCCTGAGGCGGTGCTCGTGCAGGGCAAGGGAGAGGGACAGGTATGA